One part of the Vicia villosa cultivar HV-30 ecotype Madison, WI linkage group LG6, Vvil1.0, whole genome shotgun sequence genome encodes these proteins:
- the LOC131610451 gene encoding uncharacterized protein LOC131610451 isoform X1 translates to MSAAAPFSPVSTTTTNVKTIFVRLLIQHLAIYDTSEMKRIRLVSAMEITLACGNYFSPPIKKMHVYFCWCLRSIKLECKDVVLTGLMEALFVSHIQMTSMSSGMLCLRGCLMLYIQPCRCI, encoded by the exons ATGTCCGCCGCCGCCCCTTTCTCTCCCGTATCTACGACTACTACCAACGTAAAAACCATTTTCGTACGCCTGCTCATTCAAC ATCTGGCAATATATGATACCTCAGAGATGAAACGCATTCGGCTG GTGTCTGCCATGGAAATTACTTTAGCTTGTGGAAATtactttagtccccctattaaaaaaatgcatGTTTACTTTTGCTGGTGTTTGAG GTCAATCAAGCTCGAATGCAAAGACGTCGTACTTACAGGGCTCATGGAAGCACTCTTTGTTTCTCATATCCAAATGACATCTATGTCCTCGGGGATGTTGTGTTTGAGAGGGTGTTTAATGTTGTATATTCAGCCTTGCCGGTGTATTTGA
- the LOC131610451 gene encoding uncharacterized protein LOC131610451 isoform X2, whose protein sequence is MSAAAPFSPVSTTTTNVKTIFVRLLIQHLAIYDTSEMKRIRLVSAMEITLACGNYFSPPIKKMHVYFCWCLRYLEDVFALRQGIPFRRICRGVGRTTQAQSFQWARMLVYEVC, encoded by the exons ATGTCCGCCGCCGCCCCTTTCTCTCCCGTATCTACGACTACTACCAACGTAAAAACCATTTTCGTACGCCTGCTCATTCAAC ATCTGGCAATATATGATACCTCAGAGATGAAACGCATTCGGCTG GTGTCTGCCATGGAAATTACTTTAGCTTGTGGAAATtactttagtccccctattaaaaaaatgcatGTTTACTTTTGCTGGTGTTTGAG ATACTTGGAAGATGTTTTTGCCCTTAGACAGGGCATTCCTTTTCGGCGCATCTGCCGTGGTGTTGGGAGGACAACCCAAGCTCAGTCATTCCAATGGGCAAGGATGCTGGTCTACGAAGTTTGctaa
- the LOC131610451 gene encoding uncharacterized protein LOC131610451 isoform X3 — protein sequence MSAAAPFSPVSTTTTNVKTIFVRLLIQHLAIYDTSEMKRIRLVSAMEITLACGNYFSPPIKKMHVYFCWCLRFGCGCTLCFSYAGQSSSNAKTSYLQGSWKHSLFLISK from the exons ATGTCCGCCGCCGCCCCTTTCTCTCCCGTATCTACGACTACTACCAACGTAAAAACCATTTTCGTACGCCTGCTCATTCAAC ATCTGGCAATATATGATACCTCAGAGATGAAACGCATTCGGCTG GTGTCTGCCATGGAAATTACTTTAGCTTGTGGAAATtactttagtccccctattaaaaaaatgcatGTTTACTTTTGCTGGTGTTTGAG GTTTGGATGTGGATGTACTCTTTGTTTCTCATATGCAGGTCAATCAAGCTCGAATGCAAAGACGTCGTACTTACAGGGCTCATGGAAGCACTCTTTGTTTCTCATATCCAAATGA
- the LOC131614974 gene encoding uncharacterized protein LOC131614974, with amino-acid sequence MSNLKHQFKILSIIGENFITWNNNLIEYLSCEGLNKILEGDNSGKTTDDPEEMEKKKSKVNRIIKHHLDDGLQTEYSNAKDPKILWDKIKARFGHQKKVLLPSLMDQGNKLRFQDYKTVITYNSAMHQIIAKLEFCGKTITEKEKLEKTFSTFHASQARPTGTLPYPETNATTFNRGRGGFNRLKRRGGHVRFDGNNGHARFDGHNQ; translated from the exons ATGTCCAATCTTAAGCATCAATTCAAAATTCTAAGCATAATTGGGGAGAACTTCATAACCTGGAACAACAATTTAATAGAGTACCTTTCATGTGAGGGACTTAACAAAATCCTTGAAGGAGACAATTCTGGAAAAACAACAGATGACCCagaagaaatggaaaagaaaaagtcaaaagtGAACAGAATAATAAAGCACCATCTTGACGATGGATTACAAACAGAATACTCAAATGCTAAAGATCCCAAGATTTTATGGGACAAAATTAAAGCAAGATTTGGACATCAGAAGAAAGTCCTGTTACCCTCATTAATGGATCAGGGGAACAAGTTACGGTTCCAAGATTACAAAACTGTCATTACATATAATTCTGCTATGCACCAGATTATAGCAAAGCTAGAATTTTGTGGCAAAACTATAACtgaaaaagaaaagttggaaaaaaCTTTTTCAACTTTCCATGCATCTCAG GCACGACCCACAGGAACACTGCCATATCCTGAAACTAATGCCACGACCTTTAATCGTGGGCGTGGTGGCTTTAATCGTCTTAAGAGACGTGGTGGTCATGTTCGTTTTGATGGTAATAATGGTCATGCTCGTTTTGATGGTCACAATCAATGA